The genomic region ATGGATGATTGAGTGACAAGTTTACGGATTTCTTTATCCACGAACATACGGGCTAATCCTCTTTTTCTTTTGGTCATTACAATAATTAAATCGGCTCCAACAGAAACAGCATATTCCAGAATTTTATTTTCAGGTTGTCTGGTTTGAAATAAAAAGCTTTTATAAGCAATACCTTTCCTGAAAAAATATTTACAGGCCTGCAAAGAATATGCAGTAACCCGTTTAATGATCCGTTTGTTGTGGGAAGAAATTCCCAAAATATGCACTTCAGCATCAAAAATCCTTGCAACCTCTGCAGCAATAGGTACCTTCTGCCTGCTGTATGTAATATAATTGATCGGCAAAACTATTTTTGTAAAATTCATGGGATATCCCTCTGAAAAGATCAAAACAGGACAGTTTGAAGAAGCAATCAACTTAAAAATATGTTTTTCGTCGGAATAAATGGTGGCAATAATTAAGGATTCCGGCAGCTCGTCAGCATAATCAACTATTTTTTTATACCGTTTACCTTTCCTGGTGATAAAAACCAGTTCTGATTTATTACCCAATCTCGGACTATATTCCTCTTCAATTTTTTTAAATTTCTGTGAAACAGCAGCACCTTTTCGCAAGGCTAAGCCTCTGCCGTTACTTTCCTGAACATAAATCAAATGGATTTTTAATTCAGTTTTCTGAGAAAACAAAATCGCCATTTCCAATCCCTTAAAAGAATCTGGTGAAAAATCAATCGGAACGATTATAT from Bacteroidota bacterium harbors:
- a CDS encoding universal stress protein — protein: MKNIIVPIDFSPDSFKGLEMAILFSQKTELKIHLIYVQESNGRGLALRKGAAVSQKFKKIEEEYSPRLGNKSELVFITRKGKRYKKIVDYADELPESLIIATIYSDEKHIFKLIASSNCPVLIFSEGYPMNFTKIVLPINYITYSRQKVPIAAEVARIFDAEVHILGISSHNKRIIKRVTAYSLQACKYFFRKGIAYKSFLFQTRQPENKILEYAVSVGADLIIVMTKRKRGLARMFVDKEIRKLVTQSSIPILCIKQQTTYLLGSFSATGG